From Microbacterium rhizosphaerae:
TCCGACAGCGCATCGCGGTCGACCGGGATCGGCGTGCCCGTCGCGTCCCGGAATCGCTCGAACAGGATGCGCAGCCCTTCCGCGGCGTGCCCCGCGTCGCCGGCGATCGCCACGACGTCCCCCGGCCGTGCACCGCCGCGCAGGACCGGTGCCCGACCGTCGAGCACCCCGAGCGCGGTGACGGCGATCGTGAGCGTCTCGGAGACCGTGAGGTCTCCGCCCTCCACCGCGCATCCGGGAGCGAGCTCGGCACAGCCGGCGCGCAGTCCCTGCGCGAACCCCTCGACGAAGGACAGACGGGTGTCCTCGGGCATCGCCAGCGCGACGAGCAGCGCCGTCGGGCGCGCACCCATGGCGGCGATGTCGGCCAGGTTGACCGCGGCCGCCTTGAAGCCGAGATCGGCGGCGCCCGACCAGGCCAGCCGGAAGTCCGGCCCGTGCACGAGGGTGTCGACGGTCGCGACGACGCGCCCGTCCGGCGTCGACAGGACCGCGGCGTCGTCACCGGGGCCGATGAGGGCGCCGGACGGCCCGATGCGGCCCAGGATGCGGGAGAGGATCTCGCCCTCCGACAGTTCGGCGACAGTCGGGTCGGGCGCGGTCATCCCTCCACCGTAGCCCGGCGTAGCCTGGAGGAGTGACCCGCACCCGCCGCATCCTCGCCTGCGCTGCGCTGGCCGCGACCCTCGCTCTGGCCGGCTGCTCGACGACCGTGTCGCTCACCCCGGCGGACGATGCGAACAACCCGCACTGCGCCGACGTGATGGTGCGGCTGCCGGGCACGATCTCCACGTCCGACCGCGTGTGGACGGATGCGCAGGCCACCGCGTCGTGGGGCACACCCTCTGCCGTGATCCTCGCGTGCGGAGTGGCGGTACCCGGTCCGACGACGCTGAAGTGCGTCTCGTTCCACGGTGTGGACTGGATCATCCAGCCGGAGAAGGACAACACCTACCGTGTGACCACCTTCGGACGCAAGCCCGCTGTCCAGCTGCTCATCGACACGAGGAAGATCGACTCCAACGCGGTGCTCAGCGCCGTGAGCCTCGCGGCCACGACGCTGCCTCAGCACGGCGACGGCTGCACGGCGCCCGAGACGCCGGCCTCCTGAGCCGGCGGCCGCGCACCGTCTCCTGCGGGCGAGCGCCCCGTCAGCTGCGGGCGAGCGCCGTCTCGACGAGGTCGGTGATGAGCTCTCCGTAGGTCATGCCGCCGGCGATCCACACCTTCGGGAACATCGAGATCGGGGTGAACCCGGGCATCGTGTTGAGCTCGTTGACCACGGGGCCGTCGGCGGTGAGGAAGAAGTCGACGCGCGCGAGACCTCGGCCGTCGACCGCCTCGAAAGCGCGCAGCGCCATCTGCTGAAGCGCACACACGTCGCCGTCGGCCATCTCGGCCGGGCACACGACATCCACACCGTCGCCGCCCAGGTACTTGCCCTCGAAGTCGTAGAACTCACGCGTCGTCAGGACGATCTCGCCGGGCAGCGACACGCGCGCCGGCGCCCCGGCGCGGCTCTCGAGCACACCGAGCTCGACCTCGCGGCCGACGAGTCCCTCCTCGATGAGCACCTTGTCATCCTCCGCGAACGCGACGCGCAGCGCGTCGTCCAGCTCCCCGAGGTCGTGCACCTTCGAGACGCCGACGCTCGAGCCGGCGCGCGCGGGCTTGACGAACCACGGCAGACGCAGCTCCGCCGCCGCGGCTGCCGCCGCGGCATCCTGTCCCGCCCGGACCGTGACCCACGGCGCCACGGGCACACCCGCGGCCTGGAGCACGATCTTCATGAAGTGCTTGTCCATGCAGATCGCCGAGTCGAGCACACCGCCGCCGGCGTACGGCAGATCGAGCGTGTCGAAGAAGCCCTGGATGGTGCCGTCCTCGCCGTGGGGACCGTGCAGGATCGGCAGCACGACGTCGAGTTCGCCCAGACTCTCGACCGCCCCGTCCGCGCGACGCACGCGCAGCTCCCGCACGCCGGATGCCTCCGGCCACAGGATGCGGGTGCCGTTGTCGAGGACCTCGGGCAGGCGGTCGGGATCGAGCGCGAACTTGTCGGGGTCGTCGTCCTCGAGGACGAATGCGCCGGTGCGCGTGAGACCTACCGGGACGACTCGGAAGCGATCACGATCGATCGCCCGGAGCACGCCGCCCGCCGTGGCGGAACTGATCGAGTGTTCGCTCGACCGCCCTCCGAAGAGCACCGCCACTGCCGGCTTGTCCATACTCGGTCCTCTCTCCCTGCGGGGTGTCGTCGTCCGTCGTCAGGTGCGGCGCGATCTCGCGCGGGTTCATCGTGCCGTCGAGCACGCGCTTGACCTGCTCGACGATCGGCATCGAGACCCCCGCCTGCTTGGCCAGCTGGAGGATCGGAGCGACGGATGCGAGCCCCTCGGCTGTCTGGTTCATCTGCTTCACGACATCGTCGAAGCGGTAGCCCTGTCCGAGCAGACGCCCGGCCGTGTTGTTGCGGCTCAGCGGCGACTGGCACGTCGCGATGAGATCGCCGAGGCCGGCGAGCCCCTGGAGCGTCTCGGGGTGCGCGCCCTGGGCGACGGCGAAGTCCGTCATCTCCACCAGTCCGCGCGTGATGATCGACGCCTTGGTGTTCTCGCCGTACCCGACGCCGTCGACGATGCCGATGGCGACCGCGATCAGGTTCTTCAGGACCCCGCCGAACTCCGTGCCGATCACGTCGGTGTTGACGAAAGACCGGAAGTAGCGGTTGCGGGCACGACGAGCGACGTCCTCCGCGGTCTCGAGGCTCATCGATGAGATGACCGCCGCCGTCGGCTGCTCGCGGGCGATCTCGAGGGCGAGGTTCGGACCCGAGGCGACCGCGATGCGGTCGGGGTCGCATTGGAGCTCCTGCTCGATGACCTGGCTCATCCGCAGGCCCGTGCGCTTCTCGACGCCCTTCATGAGCGACACGATCGGCACATCGGAGTGTGCGACGAGCGCGCGCAGCGCCTTCAGGTTCTCGCGCGCGGTCTGGCTCGGGATGGACAGGTAGATCTGCGTCGCACCATCGATCGCCTCGGAGAGGTGGGGCGTCGCCGTCATGGAGCGCGGCAGGTTGATGCCGGGCAGGTACTGGCTGTTGCGCTTCGCCTCGGCGATCTCGTGGGCGAGCTCGGGGCGGCGCGCCCACATCACGACCTGGGCGCCGCCGTCGGCGAGGATCTTGCCGAAGGTCGTACCCCAGCTGCCCGACCCGATCACGGCGACCCGGGGTCCGGCACCGCGGTGCTCGGGTCTAGGAGTCAAGGCGTCCCGTCTCGTTCTGCCCGTGCGTGGACGGGTTCCACCGCTCGGCGGGCGCGGGGATGCCGCGCACCTCCGCCAGCATCTCGGCGAGACGGCCCATGACGGCATCCGTCCCCTCCGCGAGGGCGTGCGGGTGCAGCGGGGTGTCGCGCTCGTACTCGGTGAGATCGACGGGATCGCCGAAGACGACGGTGATCGGCTTGCGCAGCGGCCACAGGCTGAACCTGCCGTAGCGCGGCAGGATCGCCTGCGTGCCCCACTGGACGACCGGGATCAGCGGGATGTTCCCGGCCATCGCGAGCCGCACCGCGCCGGTCTTGCCGCGCATCGGCCACATGTCGGGGTCGCGCGTGAGCGACCCCTCGGGGTAGACGATGAGACCGCGTCCGCGCTCGACGAGCATCTCGGCGGTGTCGAGCGTCTGCTTCGCCGAGGCGGCCGACGACGAGCGGGCGACCGGCACCATGCCCGTCAGCTTCAGCGCCAGGCCCACCACCGGCACGCGGAACAGGCTCTCCTTGGCCATGAACCGCGGCTGCCGGCCCAGTCGCCACACGGCGGCGGCGACGATCAGCGGGTCGAACTCGCTGTAGTGGTTGGGGGCGACGACGAACGCGCCCTCGCGGGGCAGCTTCTCACCGCCCTCGATCCGGATCTTGGCGAGGAGGCCCAGCACCGGCACCACGAGGGCGGCGAAGATCCACCAAAGAGTCGGGGTGGCCTTCTCGCGGGTGGCGAGCCGGCGTTTCGGTCGCGACACCGACGTCATCCGATGACGTCGAAGTCGGCGCCGACGGCGGCGAGCTTGTCGAAGAACTTCTCGTAGCCGCGTCGGATGATGCCGACATTGCGGACGGTCGACTCGCCCTCGGCGGTCAGCGCCGCGATGACGTGGCTGTAGCCGCCGCGCAGGTCGGGCACGACGATGTCCGCGCCGTGCAGCGGCGTGGGTCCGTTGATGACCGCGGCCTGCTCCAGGTTGCGGCGCGGCACCCGGCGCGGGCCGCCCTGCAGACCGTGCGGGTGCACGACGATGTCCGCGCCCATCTTGACGAGGGCGTCGGTGAAGCCGAACCGGTTCTCGTACACCGTCTCGTGCACGATCGACTCGCCGTGCGCCTGCGTGAGCGCGACGATGAGCGGCTGCTGCCAGTCGGTCATGAAGCCCGGGTGCACGTCGGTCTCCACCGTGACCGGGCGCAGGTCGCCGTCCCGGCGGAACAGGATGCCGTCCTCGCGGATCTCGAAGCCAGCACCCACCTTGCGCAGCACGTTCAGGAACGTGAGCATCTCGGGCTGGCGGGCGCCGCCGACGAAGATCTCGCCGTTCGTGGCGAGCGCGGCGCTCGCCCAGCTGGCAGCCTCGTTGCGGTCGAAGACGGCTCGGTGATCGTAGCCCTCGAGCCGGTCCACGCCCTCGATGAGGATGACGCGGTTCGGCTCGTAGGAGATGATCGCGCCCATCTTCTGCAGGACCGCGATGAGATCCATGATCTCCGGCTCGATCGCCGCGTTGCGCAGCTCCGTGACGCCGTTCGCGCGGACGGCGGTCAGCAGCACCTGCTCGGTCGCGCCGACGCTCGGGTACGGCAGGTGGATGTTCGCACCGCGCAGGCCCGCCGGCGCCGAGAGGCGGATGCCGGTCGGCAGCTTGTCGACCACGGCGCCGAACTTGCGCAGGGCATCGAGGTGGAAGTCGATCGGGCGGTCGCCGATGCGGCATCCACCGAGGTCGGGGATGAACGCCTGCCCCAGACGGTGCAGCAGCGGTCCGCAGAAGAGGATCGGGATGCGGGACGCCCCGGCGTGCGCGTCGATCTCCTCCATGTGCGCCGACTCGACGTCGCGCGGATCGAGCATGAGCGAGCCCGGCTCGTCCGCCTCCTGCACGCGGACACCGTGGACCTCCAGCAGGGAGCGGACGACCGCGACATCGCTGATGTCCGGGACATCGCGCAGGATGCTGGGACTCTCGCCGAGCAGAGCAGCGACCATCGCCTTCGTGACGAGGTTCTTCGCGCCCTTCACCTCGACGCGACCGGTGAGGGGACGGCCGCCGCGGATCGAGAGGATCTCGCCTGCGCCTTCCTTACGACCGTCGGCCGAAATGGTGTCGTGCAGGAGAGTCATGCAGCCTCACAGGTGTCGGAATCAGGGAGTTGGCAGGGGCGGCACCGGAAGTGTGCGCGGCCTCCAACTCTCGCGGCGCGCCTCGTAAGCGGCGATTCGGTCTTCGTTTCGGAGGGTGAGCCCGATGTCGTCGAGTCCCTCCAGGAGCCGCCACCTAGTGTAGCCGTCGATCTCGAACGGAACGCGGATATCGCCCAGGACCGCCTCCTGCGCCTCCAGATCGACGGTCATCTCCACGCCGGGATGGGCCTCGATCGCGTCCCAGAGCCGCTCCACATCCGCCTCGCCGACCACCCCGGCGAGCAGCCCCTGCTTGCCGGCGTTCCCGCGGAAGATGTCGGCGAAACGAGGGCTCAGCACGACGCGGAAGCCGTAGTCGCGAAGCGCCCACACGGCGTGCTCGCGGCTGGAACCGGTGCCGAAGTCAGGGCCGGCGACGAGGATCGATGCGTGGCGATACGGGTCCCGGTTCAGAACGAACTCGGGATCCTGCCGCCAGCTGGCGAACAGGGCATCCTCGAAGCCGGTCTTGGTGACCCGCTTGAGGTACACGGCCGGGATGATCTGGTCGGTGTCGACGGCGGAGCGACGCAGCGGTGCGGCGATGCCGGTGTGGGTCTCGAACGTGTCCATGTCAGGCCTCCGCCCCGCTCGCGATGGGCTGTTGTGTGCTGATGGGCTCGAGATCCGACGGACTCGAGAGCGTTCCGCGGACCGCGGTCGCGGCGGCGACCAGCGGCGATACGAGGTGCGTGCGCCCGCCCTTGCCCTGGCGGCCCTCGAAGTTGCGGTTGCTGGTGGATGCGCAGCGCTCCCCCGGTGCCAGCTGGTCGGGGTTCATGCCGAGGCACATCGAGCAGCCGGCGAAGCGCCACTCGGCGCCGAACTCGGTGATGATCTTGTCGAGGCCTTCGGCCTCTGCCTCGAGCCGCACGCGGGCCGAGCCCGGCACCACCATGACCCGGACGTTCTCCGCCTTCGTCCGGCCGCGGATGACCGAGGCGAAGGCGCGGAGGTCCTCGATGCGGCTGTTGGTGCACGACCCCATGAAGACGGCATCCACCGGGATGTCCTTCATGCGCGTGCCGGCCGTGAGATCCATGTACTCCAGGGCGCGCTCGGCGGCGGCGCGCTCGTTGGCGTCCGCGAAGTCCGACGGGGTCGGCACGACGTCGCTGAGCGACACGCCCTGTCCCGGGTTCGTGCCCCAGGTCACGAAGGGCTCGAGTTCGTTCGCGTCGAGGTAGACCTCGGCGTCGTAGACGGCGCCCTCGTCACTGGGCAGCGTGCGCCAGTAGGCGACGGCATCCTCCCAGTCCTTGCCCTGCGGGGCGTGCGGCTTGTCCTTGACGTACGCGAAGGTCGTCTCGTCGGGGGCGACCATGCCGGCGCGTGCGCCGGCCTCGATCGACATGTTGCAGATCGTCATGCGGCCCTCCATCGAGAGGGCGCGGATGGCGCTGCCGCGGTACTCGAGCACGTAGCCCTGCCCGCCGTTCGTGCCGATCTTCGCGATCACCGCGAGGATGATGTCCTTCGCCGTCACACCGGGCTTCAGCGCGCCCTCGACCGTGATCGCCATCGTCTTGAAGGGCTTCAGCGGGAGCGTCTGCGTGGCGAGCACATGCTCGACCTCGCTCGTGCCGATGCCGAACGCCATGGCGCCGAAGGCGCCGTGCGTGGAGGTGTGGCTGTCGCCGCAGACGACGGTGATGCCGGGCATGGTCAGACCCAGCTGGGGGCCGACGACGTGCACGATGCCCTGCTCACGGTCGCCCAGCGAGTGCAGGCGGACGCCGAACTCCTCGGCGTTGCGGCGCAGCGTCTCGATCTGCGTGCGGCTCGTGGGGTCGGCGATCGGCTTGTCGATCGCGAGGGTCGGCGTGTTGTGGTCCTCGGTCGCGATCGTCAGGTCGAGCCGCCGCACGGGGCGCCCCTCGGCGCGGAGGCCGTCGAAGGCCTGCGGGCTCGTGACCTCGTGGACGAGGTGCAGGTCGATGTAGACGAGGTCGGGCCGGCCGTCCTCGCCCTTGACCACCACGTGGTCGTCCCAGACCTTCTCGGCCAGTGTGCGCGGCCGATCGGGGATGACGGATGCGTCGGAAACAGGCGTGCTCATGTGCTTCGTTCTCCTCGGATTGCCGGGCTGCTCTCCCGGCGAGAGATTCGGCCCGTAACGAACTCCGCGACGAGGGAGGCCTGGGACTAGGACTCGTCGCGGCCGCTAAGAAGGAGGCGAGCGATCCGCACGAGGCCAGGCTACCATCCTGGCCGAGACGGTCAGTCCGGTGAGTCGCCCGGTGCCGCCGCATCCGTCGCCACGGCCTTTTTCTCGCGACGCGACGAGATGACGCTCGCGACCGTCGCGACCGCCATCGCCGCGACGATCACGACGAGCGACGCCCACGTCGAGATCTCCGGCGCCCACTCCACGGGCTCGCCGCCGTTGATGAACGGCACCGAGTTCTCGTGCAGGGCGTGGAAGAAGAGCTTCACGCCGATGAAGGCGAGGATGAACGCGATGCCGTAGTGCAGGTACTTCAGGCGCTCCAGCAGACCGCCGAGCAGGAAGTACAGCTGGCGCAGGCCCATGAGCGCGAAGACGTTCGTCGCGAAGACGATGAACGCGCTGCGGGTGATGCCGAAGATCGCGGGGATCGAGTCGATCGCGAACATGAGGTCGGTGAAGCCGATGGCGACGAACACGAGCACCATCGGCGTCCAGATGAGCTTGCCGTCCACGCGCGTGCGCAGTCTCGAGCCGTCGTAGTGATCGCTGATGTCGATGAAGCGCCGCAGGAACCGCACGATCCCCGCCTCGGTCTGCGCGTCGTCCTCGAGCCTGCCCGGGAAGGCCTGCCGCCATGCCGTGTAGACGAGGAAGGCGCCGAAGACGTAGAAGATCCAGACGAAGTTCTCGATGAGGGCGGCGCCGAGCATGATGAACACCGCCCGCAGCACGAGCGCGATGATGATCCCGACCATCAGCACCTCCTGCTGATAGCGACGCGGGACCGCGAACTGACTCATCAGCAGCACGAAGACGAAGAGGTTGTCGATCGACAGGCTGTACTCGGTGAGCCATCCGGCGACGAACTGGCCGGCGGCGTCGGCGCTTCCCGTGACCCAGAACAGCAGCACGGCGAAGATGAGCGCCAGCACGACGTAGAACACGATCCATCCCGTCGCCTCCCTCATCGACGGGATGTGCGGGCGCTTCAGGATGAGGAGCAGATCCGCGACGAGGATCAGGGTCAGCACGATCAGCGAGGTGATCTCGAACCAGACGGGGATCTCGAATCCCATGGAGGCGGCCTTTCGGGGTCGGCTGTTCGCCGAGAGTCTCTCCCCCGCCTGCCGGCGGTGCGCACCCGGAGCCCCTCCGACGGAGCTCGTGATGACGAGTGCGCGAGTGTGCGGGATACTCCCCCTCGCGCCCCCAGCCTACGGGATGCACCGGGTGCGAGACGATCCGCCCGCTGCCGACACTTCCACAGAGAGACAATGAGATCCGCGGGCCCCATGGCTCGCGGGCGGAGGACCCATGGCGATTCCCCTGCGCTCGGATGCCGAACTGGCCGCGCTCGCGGGCGGCGGCAGCGAGCTGGCGTTCCGTGAGATCTACCGCGCCTACGCACGGCCGGTGTACTGGCTGGCGCACGGCATCGTGGGGAACGCGCCGGATGCCGAGGACGTGCTGCAGGAGACGTTCCTCGTCGCGTGGCGCAAGCTGCCGCAGCTGACGCTCGCGGGCGACTCGCTGCTGCCGTGGCTCGCGACGATCTGCCGGTTCCAGGCGTCGAACCGCGCACGCATGCTGCAGCGCGACCGCCACCGGACGGCATCCGATCCCGAGGAAGCCGACCGCGTCGCCGCGCCCGTCGACGTCGCGCAGCAAGTGGTGGATGGACAGCTCGTCGAGCTCATCCTCGCCCAGGTCGCAGAACTGGGTCCGCTCGACCGCGAGATCTTCCGGCTGTGCGCTGCGGAGGGCTACGCCTATCAGGCGGCCGCCGAGGCGCTCGGGGTGTCGCACGGCGTCGTCCGCAATCGTCTCTCGCGCATCCGCACCCGGCTGCGCACGACAGCGCGAGAGGAAGCATGATGACCGGAATGGATGCCGCGTCCCCGCGGCTGCCCGAGATCGACGACGCGCGCCTGGACGTCGTCGAAGCGGGACTGTTCGCCGGCATCGCCCGCGAACGCGAGGCACGCGGTCGCCGCAGGCGGAGGATCTGGATCGGCGCGGGAGCGGTGGCCGCCGTGGTCGTGGTCGCCCTGGTCATCGTGCCCGCGGCCGGGCTGCTGGGCGTCGGGGGCGCGACGAGCGGGTCCGGCGGCATCGCCGTCGCCCCCGTGCCGCCGCAGGGCGTGTCCGGCACCGGCGCCAACGACTCGGAGAAGTCGGTCGGATCCGGCTCCGCCGGCTCCGGTGCTGCGAATTCCACGGCCGGCGGCTCGGGCGCGTCGAGCGGCTCGGGCACCAGCGCCTCCCCGCGTGATGTCGTGACGACGGCGTCGGCGACCGTGCAGGTGGCGGACGTGCGCACAGCGGCATCACGGATCGGCGCGAACGCCAAGAGCCATGGCGGCTACGTGCAGAGCATGAACGTCGGCCAGACGGGAGCGGCGCCGCTTCCGCAGACCGGTCAGGGCGTGTCCCAGCCGATCGAGCCGTCCCCGCCGGTGTCCGGCGCCTGGATCACGGTGCGGGTTCCCGCCGATCGCCTCGACGACGTCGTGACGTCGCTCTCCGACGTCGGCACGGTCGAGGCATCCACCGTCGATCGTCAGGACGTCACGGACCAGGCCACCGTGCTGCGTTCCCAGGTGGCGGCCTCGCAGGCATCCGTCGACCGGCTCACGGAGCTCATGGGCAAGGCCGGATCGGTCGCAGACCTCCTGGCGGCCGAGTCCGCCCTCACCGACCGGCAGGCGGCGCTCGCGTCCGAGCAGCAGCAGCTGAAGGCGCTCGACGACCAGGTGGCCATGTCGACCCTCACCGTCACTCTCCTCCCGCACGAAGCGGCCAAGCCGGCGAGCGCCGCAGGCTTCGGCTCGGGGCTCGTCGCCGGCTGGAACAGCCTCGTCGCGGCACTGAACGGGATCGTGGTCGCGATCGGGTTCCTGCTGCCCTGGCTCGTCGTGGCGGCGATCGTCGCACTCGTCGTATGGGGCATCGTGGCGCTGGTGCGCAGGAGACGGCGCCCGTTGCCCCAGCCCATGCCGCCCGCGGAATAGGCCGGCCGGTCGGCGCCGGCATGGCGCAGCGCGCATGCCGAAAAGCCCTCCGGATCATGAGATTCGGAGGGCTCTTCGTGTTGGTGACCCCAGCGGGATTCGAACCCGCGTTACCGCCGTGAGAGGGCGGCGTACTAGGCCGCTATACGATGGGGCCGCGTTCGCAACCGTTCAATTATGGCATGGGCTCGGACAGGGACAAAATCGAGCCGCTCGGGCATCCCTCGCCCTTGCCGACTGCCGGACGGCGCGGTTGACTCGAGGTATGCGAGTCACCAAGCACGAGCACGCAGCGCTGCTCGTCGAGGACGCCGGCAAGGCCCTCATCGTCGATCCCGGATCCTTCACGAACCCCTTCACGGAGCTGCACAACGTGATCGGCATCGTGATCACGCACGAGCACGCCGACCATTGGACGCCCGAGCACCTCGAGCGCATCCTCAAGCAGACCGGACCCATCCCGATCCTCGGACCGGCCGGCGTCGTGACGGCCGCAGCCGACTTCGATGTCACCGAGGTGAGCCCCGGCGACACGGTGACGATCGACCCGTTCACGCTCCGGTTCTTCGGCGGCAGGCACGCCGTCATCCACGAGAGCATCCCCGTGGTCGACAACGTGGGAGTGCTCTTCAACGACGTCTTCTACTACCCCGGGGACTCGTACGCCGTGCCCGAGGGCGTCGACGTGAAGCTTCTCGCCGCGCCGGTGGGCGCCCCCTGGCTGAAGATCGGCGAGGCGATGGACTTCGTCCTCGCGGTGAAGCCGCGTCGCGTGTTCGGCACCCACGACATGACCCTGTCGGTGGCCGGTCGCGACATGGGGCGCGCCCGACTGGGCTGGGCGGCGGAACAGGACGGCGGAGAGCTCGTGGCACTCGATCCCGGCGACTCCGCGGATGTCTGAACGGCCGCTCTCGAACCTCGCGAACCCCTGACGTGGCGGAGCGACCGCCTGCGGAGGTCCGGATCGACGAGTCCGTCGTGCGCGGGCTCGTCGCGACACTGGGCGACGCGGTCCCGGATGCGCGCGGCCTCGCGCTCGCGCATGTCGCCGAGGGCTGGGACTGCAGCGTCTGGCGGCTCGGCGACGACCTGGCGCTGCGGGTTCCTCGCCGCCGGGCGGTGGCCGACCTGCTGGTCGGAGAGTCTCGCGCGCTTGCGGAGGTGGCGCCGTACGTCGAGGCGACCGGGGTCCATGTGGCCGCCGCAGTCGTCGTCGGGCAGCCGTCGGAGGACTTCCCGTGGCCGTGGACCCTCGTGCGCTTCCACCCGGGAACATCCGGTCTAAACGTGCCGCGCGAACGACGCGCCCCCTGGGCTGCGCCGCTGGCAGCGGCACTCGCAGCGCTTCACCGTCCCGCAGCCGACGAGCATCCGCGCAATCCGTTCCGCGGGGTTCCGCTCGCCGACCGGGCGGCAGCGGTCGGGGAACGACTCGATCGGGTCGCCGATGCGCTCACCCCCGAGGAGCACCGCGCCCTCGTCGAAGCGTGGCGCGACGGGCTCGGCGCCGCACCGTGGGCAGGACGACCCCTCTGGATCCACGGGGACCTGCATCCGGGCAACGTGATCGCCCGCGGCGCGGAGCTCGTCGCGATCATCGACTTCGTGGACATCACGGGCGGCGACCCCGCTTACGACCTCGCGGCCGGGTGGCTCGTGTTCGACGAGGCCGGGCGGCGTGACTTCGTGGATGCCTCGCCCCACGTGGATTCCCACACCTGGGCGCGTGCGCGCGGCTGGGCGGCCGCGATGGCCGCGATGCTGCTCCTCGCCGGCGACGACGATCCGTCCTACGCGCGGCTCGCGCGCGAAACGGTCACAGGCTTGGCGCAGTCGTCGGCATGATCGCCGTCCAGACCTCCACGGCGTCACCGGACTGGACGAAGCGCACGATCGAGCCGGCCGGCAGATCGAGGCCCGTGTACGTCTTCGTCCAGCCGGGGAAGATGAACAGGTCGACGCTCGCGGGGAGGGGACGCGGCGAGCAGCTCGTGCCGACCGCATCCTCCGTTCCGATCATGAGCACCATGCACTCCGAGCCGTCGCGGGCGGTCCCGGTGAACACATGGACGTGTCCGTACGCCTCGTGGCCGCGGAATGAGCCGGTGATGCCGTACATCTCCTTCAGCCACAGATCGGTGCCTTGCACGACAGGGGTGTAGTGCGAGTCGTCGGCGGCCAGGATGCGATCGGGGTGCGGCTGTGCGGCCGCCCAGCCGATCGCGCCGCCGACCGCGGCGATCACGACGCCCGCCGCGAGGATCGACGCGATGCGCCCAGGGCGCCTCGCAGTGAATCGGGCGGCGCCGTCCCGCAGGCGGGCGGAGAGCCGGGCGGGCTGCGGCTGCTCGAGGGCGTCGGGCTCGTCGCGCGGGGTGCCGCCGATCCGTTCCTCGGCGGCGGCAGGCATCGACACCGCAGCGAGGGGCGGCAGGACGATCTCCTCCAACTCGCGCAGGCGCTCCAGCGCCGCCGGATCGTCGAAGATGTCGGCATCCGGCCCGAACGCGCGTCGCC
This genomic window contains:
- a CDS encoding DUF3515 family protein — protein: MTRTRRILACAALAATLALAGCSTTVSLTPADDANNPHCADVMVRLPGTISTSDRVWTDAQATASWGTPSAVILACGVAVPGPTTLKCVSFHGVDWIIQPEKDNTYRVTTFGRKPAVQLLIDTRKIDSNAVLSAVSLAATTLPQHGDGCTAPETPAS
- the thiL gene encoding thiamine-phosphate kinase, with protein sequence MTAPDPTVAELSEGEILSRILGRIGPSGALIGPGDDAAVLSTPDGRVVATVDTLVHGPDFRLAWSGAADLGFKAAAVNLADIAAMGARPTALLVALAMPEDTRLSFVEGFAQGLRAGCAELAPGCAVEGGDLTVSETLTIAVTALGVLDGRAPVLRGGARPGDVVAIAGDAGHAAEGLRILFERFRDATGTPIPVDRDALSERERDAVDAQLRPHPPIGLGPVAAIAGATAMMDVSDGLAMDARRMATASGVSIDLHAGALGPDLDRALTGGEDHALLACFPRADLPAGFRPIGAVRADAGAPLLVDGEPFDRRGGWDPYADWDEQRG
- the murA gene encoding UDP-N-acetylglucosamine 1-carboxyvinyltransferase, with the translated sequence MTLLHDTISADGRKEGAGEILSIRGGRPLTGRVEVKGAKNLVTKAMVAALLGESPSILRDVPDISDVAVVRSLLEVHGVRVQEADEPGSLMLDPRDVESAHMEEIDAHAGASRIPILFCGPLLHRLGQAFIPDLGGCRIGDRPIDFHLDALRKFGAVVDKLPTGIRLSAPAGLRGANIHLPYPSVGATEQVLLTAVRANGVTELRNAAIEPEIMDLIAVLQKMGAIISYEPNRVILIEGVDRLEGYDHRAVFDRNEAASWASAALATNGEIFVGGARQPEMLTFLNVLRKVGAGFEIREDGILFRRDGDLRPVTVETDVHPGFMTDWQQPLIVALTQAHGESIVHETVYENRFGFTDALVKMGADIVVHPHGLQGGPRRVPRRNLEQAAVINGPTPLHGADIVVPDLRGGYSHVIAALTAEGESTVRNVGIIRRGYEKFFDKLAAVGADFDVIG
- a CDS encoding D-alanine--D-alanine ligase family protein, which gives rise to MDKPAVAVLFGGRSSEHSISSATAGGVLRAIDRDRFRVVPVGLTRTGAFVLEDDDPDKFALDPDRLPEVLDNGTRILWPEASGVRELRVRRADGAVESLGELDVVLPILHGPHGEDGTIQGFFDTLDLPYAGGGVLDSAICMDKHFMKIVLQAAGVPVAPWVTVRAGQDAAAAAAAAELRLPWFVKPARAGSSVGVSKVHDLGELDDALRVAFAEDDKVLIEEGLVGREVELGVLESRAGAPARVSLPGEIVLTTREFYDFEGKYLGGDGVDVVCPAEMADGDVCALQQMALRAFEAVDGRGLARVDFFLTADGPVVNELNTMPGFTPISMFPKVWIAGGMTYGELITDLVETALARS
- a CDS encoding lysophospholipid acyltransferase family protein, which encodes MTSVSRPKRRLATREKATPTLWWIFAALVVPVLGLLAKIRIEGGEKLPREGAFVVAPNHYSEFDPLIVAAAVWRLGRQPRFMAKESLFRVPVVGLALKLTGMVPVARSSSAASAKQTLDTAEMLVERGRGLIVYPEGSLTRDPDMWPMRGKTGAVRLAMAGNIPLIPVVQWGTQAILPRYGRFSLWPLRKPITVVFGDPVDLTEYERDTPLHPHALAEGTDAVMGRLAEMLAEVRGIPAPAERWNPSTHGQNETGRLDS
- a CDS encoding NAD(P)H-dependent glycerol-3-phosphate dehydrogenase, which produces MIGSGSWGTTFGKILADGGAQVVMWARRPELAHEIAEAKRNSQYLPGINLPRSMTATPHLSEAIDGATQIYLSIPSQTARENLKALRALVAHSDVPIVSLMKGVEKRTGLRMSQVIEQELQCDPDRIAVASGPNLALEIAREQPTAAVISSMSLETAEDVARRARNRYFRSFVNTDVIGTEFGGVLKNLIAVAIGIVDGVGYGENTKASIITRGLVEMTDFAVAQGAHPETLQGLAGLGDLIATCQSPLSRNNTAGRLLGQGYRFDDVVKQMNQTAEGLASVAPILQLAKQAGVSMPIVEQVKRVLDGTMNPREIAPHLTTDDDTPQGERTEYGQAGSGGALRRAVERTLDQFRHGGRRAPGDRS
- the leuD gene encoding 3-isopropylmalate dehydratase small subunit, whose amino-acid sequence is MDTFETHTGIAAPLRRSAVDTDQIIPAVYLKRVTKTGFEDALFASWRQDPEFVLNRDPYRHASILVAGPDFGTGSSREHAVWALRDYGFRVVLSPRFADIFRGNAGKQGLLAGVVGEADVERLWDAIEAHPGVEMTVDLEAQEAVLGDIRVPFEIDGYTRWRLLEGLDDIGLTLRNEDRIAAYEARRESWRPRTLPVPPLPTP